In the Flagellimonas sp. MMG031 genome, one interval contains:
- a CDS encoding RidA family protein, producing MKKIIQTTKAPAPIGPYNQAVLIKDTLYISGQIPIDPATGELVEGDIQKETRQSMENLKAILEEAGMTFEHVIKSSIFIKDMNQFAQINEVYGSYFDEATAPARETVEVANLPKFVNVEISMIAVK from the coding sequence ATGAAAAAAATCATACAGACCACAAAAGCACCGGCTCCCATCGGGCCGTACAACCAAGCCGTACTCATAAAGGATACACTTTACATTTCCGGTCAAATTCCGATTGACCCGGCTACGGGCGAGTTGGTAGAAGGGGACATCCAAAAGGAGACGCGCCAATCCATGGAAAACCTAAAAGCGATACTCGAGGAAGCTGGAATGACCTTTGAGCATGTGATCAAGTCCTCGATTTTTATCAAGGATATGAACCAGTTTGCACAAATCAATGAGGTATACGGAAGCTATTTTGACGAAGCCACTGCTCCCGCAAGGGAAACTGTGGAAGTTGCCAATCTTCCGAAATTCGTGAATGTGGAGATATCGATGATTGCCGTTAAATAG
- a CDS encoding putative LPS assembly protein LptD, producing the protein MQPNKHFLLFLFVLLCGIATLSAQEDPITPLPIKAVKDTIFAPLLPPNILNDSIRTDTTSTDTVPKKQPLLLDKIKYKAKDYVKLSQKDNKIYLYDEAEIYYQDTELKAGVIVMDYVKNEVYAGRMKDSLGNYSQLPFFKQGDNEVRPDSIRFNFDTQKALIWNSRTEQQAGLGQLGSDAMKVYAEKTKKENDSVYFLNEGKLTTSNDTVNPDYYIRVRKAKFVPKKKIIAGYSNMYIVDVPTPIAMPFAYFPLTTGRVAGILFPTFGNDPRRGYFIQNGGYYLPISDYVDLSITGDYYTNGSYGFQGRSVYTKRYKYSGNINISYENLVTSQRGFDDYSRTSNYNIRISHSQDTKASPNSRFSASVNLGSSQFFTNSLNQVNRNNTQTNTFASSISYSKTFPEYPSVNTSITLSHTQNSRTQTINMSLPTFQASMERIFPFAKRDEPKKGVFQNINFQYDVNAQNSITTTEEEFFKSGMFDDARVGARHRIPIATNFKLAKYLSVSLSGNYEDVWALETIRREFDEESGLVVTDTIPGFDRFNRYSLGTSIGTTLYGTWNFGEDKKVQALRHVMRPSISYGYTPSFEQFYESYTNGEGEEVQYTPFETSLYGRPSLNRGSSISFSLQNSLEAKVRDKDSTATEPRKVKILSNLTFNASYNLEADSLKLSPISMSGATEIIKNVPINFAATFDPYAIDNNGRRINTLNINNGGGIARLTSARINTSFSLNSEMFQKGGVKEKSDEEKQSDFSENPFAIDDVRGEQSQFNRGRGNRGNDPNQEQPLYNNKLPWDARFTYVASYNNNNRQNEITNHSIMFSGSISLTPKWEVGFNSGYDLKNKGFADTRFAFKRDLGSFNLSFDWTPFGRFERWYFFIGIKSSLLKDIKWENRSQP; encoded by the coding sequence TTGCAACCAAATAAACATTTTTTACTTTTCCTATTTGTTCTTCTTTGTGGTATCGCTACCTTAAGTGCTCAGGAGGACCCTATTACGCCCTTGCCCATCAAGGCTGTGAAGGATACCATTTTCGCTCCTTTGTTGCCTCCGAACATCCTAAACGATTCCATTAGAACCGACACCACAAGCACAGATACCGTGCCAAAAAAACAGCCTTTGTTGTTGGACAAAATTAAATATAAGGCCAAGGACTATGTCAAGCTCAGTCAAAAGGACAACAAAATTTATTTGTACGACGAAGCGGAAATCTATTATCAGGATACCGAACTGAAGGCTGGCGTTATCGTTATGGATTACGTAAAAAATGAAGTCTATGCGGGCCGAATGAAGGATTCCTTGGGCAACTACTCCCAACTTCCCTTTTTTAAGCAGGGCGACAATGAGGTGCGACCGGATTCCATCCGTTTTAATTTTGATACCCAAAAAGCACTGATATGGAATTCGAGGACCGAACAACAGGCCGGTTTGGGGCAACTTGGGAGCGACGCCATGAAGGTGTATGCCGAAAAGACCAAAAAAGAGAACGACTCGGTCTACTTTTTGAACGAGGGTAAACTGACCACCTCCAACGATACGGTGAACCCCGATTACTACATCCGTGTGCGAAAGGCTAAATTTGTACCCAAAAAGAAAATCATTGCCGGGTACAGCAATATGTACATCGTAGACGTACCCACGCCCATTGCCATGCCATTTGCCTATTTCCCGTTGACCACGGGCAGGGTGGCCGGTATCCTGTTCCCTACCTTTGGTAACGATCCCAGAAGGGGGTATTTTATTCAGAACGGAGGGTACTATCTTCCTATCAGCGATTATGTAGACCTCAGTATTACGGGGGATTACTATACCAACGGTAGTTACGGGTTTCAGGGAAGGTCCGTTTACACCAAACGTTACAAATACAGCGGTAATATCAATATCAGTTATGAAAATTTGGTGACCAGCCAAAGAGGTTTTGATGATTACAGTCGAACGAGCAACTATAACATTCGGATTTCGCATTCGCAGGATACCAAGGCAAGTCCCAATTCCCGCTTTTCGGCCTCGGTGAATCTGGGCTCCAGTCAGTTCTTTACCAACTCCTTGAACCAGGTAAACCGGAACAATACGCAGACCAACACCTTCGCCTCCTCCATAAGTTACTCCAAGACGTTTCCCGAATACCCTTCGGTGAATACCAGTATTACGCTCAGTCATACACAAAACTCACGTACGCAGACCATCAACATGTCCTTGCCCACATTCCAAGCAAGCATGGAGCGTATTTTTCCCTTTGCCAAACGTGATGAACCCAAAAAGGGTGTTTTCCAAAATATCAACTTTCAGTACGATGTAAACGCCCAAAATAGCATCACCACCACGGAAGAGGAATTTTTTAAAAGTGGTATGTTCGATGATGCGCGAGTGGGTGCCCGACACCGAATCCCCATAGCGACCAACTTTAAATTGGCCAAGTACCTCAGCGTTAGTTTAAGCGGAAACTATGAAGATGTGTGGGCCTTGGAAACCATCCGGCGCGAGTTTGATGAAGAATCCGGACTTGTGGTTACCGATACCATTCCGGGTTTTGACAGATTCAACCGTTATAGTTTGGGTACCAGTATTGGTACTACCTTATATGGAACTTGGAATTTTGGCGAAGATAAAAAAGTGCAGGCCTTGCGCCACGTAATGCGCCCTTCCATCAGCTATGGGTACACGCCTTCCTTTGAACAGTTTTATGAATCCTACACCAATGGAGAAGGCGAAGAGGTACAATACACCCCATTTGAAACCAGTCTTTATGGCCGGCCATCATTGAACAGGGGTAGTTCCATTAGCTTTTCGCTACAGAACTCGCTCGAAGCTAAGGTTCGGGACAAGGATTCCACGGCAACGGAGCCCAGAAAGGTGAAGATTTTGAGCAACCTCACCTTCAATGCCAGTTATAATTTGGAAGCGGATTCCCTTAAACTTAGCCCCATCAGTATGAGCGGGGCAACGGAAATCATTAAAAACGTCCCCATCAACTTTGCCGCTACCTTTGATCCCTATGCCATTGACAATAACGGTAGACGCATCAATACCTTAAACATCAATAATGGAGGGGGGATTGCACGTTTGACCAGTGCACGTATCAACACCAGCTTTTCCTTGAACAGCGAAATGTTCCAGAAAGGTGGAGTTAAGGAAAAGAGTGATGAGGAAAAACAGTCGGACTTTAGTGAAAACCCGTTTGCCATTGACGATGTTCGTGGAGAACAATCCCAATTCAATCGTGGAAGAGGCAATAGGGGCAACGACCCCAACCAAGAGCAGCCTTTGTACAATAACAAATTACCGTGGGATGCGCGCTTTACCTATGTAGCCTCCTACAACAACAATAACCGCCAGAACGAAATTACCAACCACTCCATCATGTTCTCCGGGAGCATTTCGTTGACCCCAAAATGGGAAGTTGGGTTCAATTCTGGTTATGATCTGAAGAACAAAGGATTCGCCGATACCCGTTTCGCTTTTAAACGGGATCTGGGCAGTTTTAACCTTAGTTTCGACTGGACTCCTTTTGGGAGGTTTGAGCGATGGTATTTCTTCATTGGCATAAAGAGTTCCCTGTTGAAAGACATCAAATGGGAAAACAGAAGTCAGCCTTGA
- a CDS encoding N-acetylmuramoyl-L-alanine amidase — protein sequence MNKSRLTFLVFLLLVFPLTSFHKNDTEVRPKDKFIVVLDAGHGGHDPGNIGNGYLEKEIALAIVLKIGEELKKHPDIKVIYTRDDDTFVDLFERGEIANQANADLFVSVHCNAHNSDAYGAETYVLGLHANRQNFEVAKKENSVIYLEDDYEQRYAEYDINSPESVIGLTIMQEEFLDQSILLGKKLQDNFTVKLKRKDRKVKQAGFIVLHQTFMPSVLVEVGFLSNKNEGSYLNSKKGQSEMGTAIASAVLAYKEEMGYAVAPVAANPKVEDTPVAVDIPKETTEQPTTVAAKQPEEKTKQTESQTKAPVESSGVIFKVQLMASGKTIPLDAKNFNGLDQLSKEPYKNMYRYMYGNASTYEEAKQLKKNADAKGYTTSYIVAYKNGARVPVSAALK from the coding sequence ATGAATAAAAGTCGGTTGACATTTTTAGTATTTCTTTTGCTGGTCTTTCCTTTGACCTCTTTTCACAAAAATGATACCGAGGTAAGGCCCAAAGATAAATTTATTGTGGTCTTGGACGCTGGTCACGGCGGACACGACCCTGGAAACATTGGGAACGGCTACTTGGAAAAGGAAATTGCCCTGGCCATTGTTTTGAAAATTGGGGAAGAGCTAAAAAAACACCCAGATATAAAAGTGATTTATACGAGGGATGACGATACTTTTGTCGATTTGTTCGAGCGGGGCGAAATTGCCAATCAGGCGAATGCCGATTTATTTGTATCCGTCCATTGCAATGCCCATAACTCGGATGCCTACGGGGCGGAAACTTATGTGCTGGGGTTGCATGCCAATCGACAAAATTTTGAGGTGGCCAAAAAGGAAAACTCCGTAATCTACTTGGAGGACGATTATGAGCAACGATATGCGGAGTACGATATCAATTCCCCCGAATCCGTGATTGGATTGACCATTATGCAGGAGGAATTTTTGGACCAGAGCATTCTGTTGGGAAAAAAGCTTCAGGATAATTTTACCGTAAAGCTCAAACGTAAGGACAGAAAAGTAAAGCAGGCCGGTTTTATTGTACTGCACCAGACCTTTATGCCCAGTGTATTGGTAGAGGTAGGCTTTTTATCCAATAAAAACGAAGGAAGTTACCTTAACTCCAAAAAGGGGCAGAGCGAGATGGGAACGGCGATTGCAAGTGCAGTCTTGGCCTACAAAGAAGAAATGGGCTATGCAGTGGCGCCAGTAGCCGCGAATCCAAAGGTGGAGGATACCCCGGTAGCGGTGGATATTCCCAAGGAGACAACCGAACAACCTACTACTGTTGCCGCTAAGCAACCGGAAGAAAAAACAAAGCAGACGGAGTCACAGACCAAAGCACCTGTAGAAAGTTCAGGGGTAATCTTTAAGGTCCAGTTGATGGCCAGTGGAAAAACCATACCGTTGGACGCCAAGAACTTTAACGGTCTAGACCAGTTATCCAAGGAACCTTATAAGAATATGTATCGATATATGTACGGTAATGCCAGTACCTACGAAGAAGCCAAGCAGTTGAAGAAAAACGCCGATGCCAAAGGGTATACCACATCATACATCGTGGCATACAAGAATGGGGCAAGGGTGCCAGTTTCAGCTGCATTGAAGTAG
- a CDS encoding MlaD family protein has product MKLSREIKTGIIVVAGIVAFLFGLSYLKSSPLFENNKTFYAVYDDVGGLQPGTQVSINGFNVGNVTDIRFKDSSGKLLVTLTVTNKFEFSKSSIAELFDTGIIGGKGLQIVPVFDDGPKAQSGDTLPSKIKPGLTELVQQKLTPLQMKVEGAVSNADSLLMNVNQILDDPTKKQLQEAIVSMNQLVGSFKASADNLNVLLENNKTQLDSSLKNVNHITSNFSKLSDSLVNADLGKTLAEFQGTVSKLNGILAKIEEGEGSLGKLHKDDALYNNLAEASRELDLLLQDFRLNPKRYVNVSVFGKKQKEYTLPADDPAEQENPNEPKENN; this is encoded by the coding sequence TTGAAACTATCCAGGGAAATCAAAACTGGGATTATCGTAGTCGCTGGAATCGTAGCCTTCTTGTTTGGGCTTAGCTACTTAAAATCCTCTCCACTCTTTGAGAACAATAAAACTTTTTATGCCGTTTACGATGATGTAGGTGGTTTACAGCCCGGTACCCAAGTGTCTATCAATGGTTTTAATGTGGGCAATGTGACCGATATTCGTTTTAAGGACAGCTCGGGAAAATTATTGGTGACCTTAACGGTAACTAATAAGTTCGAGTTTTCCAAAAGCAGCATAGCTGAGCTGTTTGATACTGGTATCATCGGTGGAAAGGGCCTTCAGATTGTTCCCGTGTTCGATGATGGCCCAAAAGCCCAATCGGGAGATACCTTACCATCAAAAATAAAACCCGGGCTCACTGAACTGGTACAGCAAAAACTGACACCGCTTCAAATGAAAGTGGAAGGTGCGGTCTCCAATGCCGATTCATTGCTGATGAACGTAAACCAAATATTGGATGACCCCACCAAAAAACAGCTTCAAGAGGCCATAGTTTCCATGAACCAATTGGTGGGTTCCTTTAAGGCCAGTGCCGATAATCTAAATGTGCTGCTCGAAAACAACAAAACCCAGTTGGACAGTTCTTTGAAGAACGTGAACCATATCACTTCCAATTTCTCCAAACTCTCCGATTCGTTGGTCAATGCTGATTTAGGGAAAACTTTGGCCGAGTTTCAAGGCACGGTGAGCAAGCTGAACGGTATTTTGGCCAAGATAGAGGAAGGTGAAGGCTCCTTGGGGAAACTGCACAAGGATGATGCACTGTACAACAATCTAGCCGAAGCCTCTAGGGAATTGGACTTGCTTTTACAAGACTTTAGACTGAACCCGAAACGTTATGTCAACGTTTCCGTTTTCGGCAAAAAGCAAAAAGAGTACACACTTCCAGCGGATGATCCCGCAGAACAGGAGAATCCAAACGAACCAAAAGAAAATAACTAA